A single Biomphalaria glabrata chromosome 2, xgBioGlab47.1, whole genome shotgun sequence DNA region contains:
- the LOC106068723 gene encoding uncharacterized protein LOC106068723, with product MDCYYCHDESDHNATDISRGESEMLSDALTVFILQVLIYGVTPGISAFGVAGNILSIAILRRHGLRKCSNILLVSLALSDLLFLLGFNNIPKLLYDVVGDAGMYTYSLDLSFALYVMFTIFNILNYASLGVSLTLPLLITCERLAAVFLPLQFRDVFTPRRTWCSVFWIYAFWYAFFVHMSLYLTFSFEFFEPVNMTVGLIKRSQYHHDHLGTVHLLESLMSYLMMKIPAVATLAGCIAIWLKIKWVSLARRQLTMKRARDATRSHTTRILLAVCTVYTITCAVMSLPTFIPKYVYYTMTSDAPSNLSKIIYHLMNLAVCFNCSCNFVIYILLNKNFRDTYRAILFTCTTLPVRGG from the coding sequence ATGGACTGTTACTACTGTCACGATGAGTCTGACCACAATGCAACAGACATCAGCAGGGGAGAGTCTGAGATGTTGAGTGACGCTTTGACTGTATTCATCCTTCAGGTTCTAATCTACGGTGTTACACCTGGCATTTCTGCGTTTGGCGTCGCTGGAAACATTCTAAGTATAGCCATACTCCGCCGACACGGACTGCGGAAGTGCTCCAACATTTTGCTGGTTTCTCTGGCTCTGAGCGACCTTCTCTTCCTTCTTGGCTTCAACAACATCCCCAAACTGCTGTATGACGTAGTCGGCGATGCTGGGATGTACACGTATAGCCTTGACCTCTCATTCGCGCTCTACGTCATGTTCACTATCTTTAACATTCTGAACTACGCTTCTCTGGGCGTGTCCTTGACTTTGCCTCTGCTGATCACATGTGAGAGGCTGGCGGCGGTGTTTCTTCCGCTCCAGTTTCGAGACGTGTTCACGCCAAGGAGAACATGGTGCAGCGTCTTCTGGATCTACGCGTTTTGGTACGCATTCTTTGTGCACATGTCTCTCTATCTGACATTCAGCTTCGAGTTTTTCGAACCTGTCAACATGACTGTTGGCCTCATCAAGCGGTCTCAGTACCACCACGATCACTTGGGGACAGTTCATCTTCTGGAAAGCCTCATGTCCTACCTTATGATGAAAATACCGGCCGTGGCCACTCTAGCAGGATGCATCGCTATCTGGCTGAAAATCAAGTGGGTCTCCCTTGCAAGGCGACAGCTGACCATGAAGAGAGCTCGGGACGCCACGAGGAGCCACACAACCAGGATCCTGTTGGCAGTGTGTACTGTGTACACAATCACGTGCGCCGTCATGTCACTGCCCACCTTTATCCCCAAGTACGTTTACTATACCATGACCAGCGACGCTCCTTCCAACCTCAGCAAGATCATATACCACCTAATGAATCTGGCGGTCTGCTTCAACTGCTCTTGCAACTTTGTTATCTACATCCTGCTGAACAAAAACTTTAGAGATACTTACAGAGCTATTCTCTTTACATGTACAACACTTCCAGTTCGGGGTGGGTAA
- the LOC106060732 gene encoding FMRFamide receptor-like — protein sequence MYRFNCTESNETLEAGCSKENVNVVEEYLDDEQTLYVLRVLMFGVTPAISVFGITGNVFSMLVLSRHGLRKSSNILLFSLAFCDLSFLIGFNSVPKLLYEVSGNAEGFRYSEGVSYTLYILYHVFHNMDYALGGVSLTLPMLITFERLVAVYLPLKFHHIVTPVRTWCAVGTICAFWCAFFIHMSMYADFSYDFSDRFNQSVGLIIRSTYHYNNINTVAILEVTMSYLMMNIPPSITLVGCIAIGVKVKMASTNRRKMSSSTSGESSRRTTKTLLAVCAVYMVTCFVLSLPTFIPQYVAYTMISDAPSNLGKVMYQMMNIILCINSSYNFIIYVAMNKNFRDTYKSLFVGCCFDERNKRSRLDQKGPDRTR from the coding sequence ATGTATAGGTTCAATTGCACTGAATCAAACGAAACCTTAGAGGCTGGATGTAGCAAGGAAAACGTCAATGTCGTGGAGGAGTATCTGGACGACGAGCAGACGTTGTATGTTTTGCGCGTGCTGATGTTTGGCGTCACGCCGGCCATTTCTGTTTTTGGCATCACTGGAAACGTCTTCAGCATGTTGGTGTTGAGCAGACACGGCTTGAGGAAGAGttcaaacattttgttgttCTCTTTAGCGTTTTGTGACCTCTCTTTCCTCATTGGCTTCAACAGCGTTCCAAAACTGCTGTACGAAGTTTCCGGGAACGCCGAAGGGTTCCGTTACAGCGAAGGCGTCTCTTACACCCTGTACATCCTGTATCACGTGTTCCACAACATGGACTACGCCCTCGGGGGCGTTTCCCTCACTCTGCCCATGCTGATCACATTTGAACGCCTGGTGGCCGTGTATCTGCCATTAAAATTTCATCATATTGTTACTCCTGTCAGGACTTGGTGCGCTGTAGGTACAATCTGCGCCTTCTGGTGTGCTTTCTTTATCCATATGTCAATGTATGCAGATTTCAGCTACGACTTCAGCGACCGTTTTAACCAGAGCGTAGGTCTCATTATTAGGTCAACGTACCACTACAATAATATCAACACCGTCGCCATACTGGAGGTAACAATGTCTTACCTCATGATGAATATCCCGCCAAGCATCACTCTCGTCGGCTGCATCGCCATCGGGGTCAAGGTCAAAATGGCGTCCACCAACCGCAGGAAGATGTCGTCGTCCACGTCCGGCGAATCGTCTAGACGCACGACAAAAACGTTGCTGGCCGTCTGCGCTGTATACATGGTGACCTGCTTCGTTTTGTCGCTGCCGACGTTCATTCCGCAGTACGTGGCGTACACCATGATCTCGGACGCTCCGTCTAACCTTGGCAAGGTCATGTATCAGATGATGAACATTATCCTCTGCATCAACAGCTCGTACAACTTTATCATTTACGTGGCAATGAACAAAAACTTTAGGGACACTTACAAGTCACTGTTTGTTGGCTGCTGCTTTGATGAAAGGAACAAGAGATCCAGATTGGACCAGAAAGGACCGGATAGGACCAGATAG
- the LOC106071014 gene encoding probable G-protein coupled receptor B0563.6, with amino-acid sequence MYWYNCTAESNRTRCGDTQVGSSPNDINVVEEYLDDEQTLYALRVLMFGVTPAISVFGITGNVFSMLVLSRHGLKKSSNILLFSLAISDLTFLIGFNSVPKLLYEVSGNAEGFRYSEGVSYTLYILHHVFHNMDYACGGISLTLPMLITFERLVAVFLPLKFHQIVTPVRTWCAVSTISTFWWVFFIHTSMYADFSYGFSDRLNQSVGLIVRSSYHYHNTNTVAILEETMSYLMMKIPPGVTLVGCIAIGVKVKMASAKRRKMSSTSGESSRRTTKMLLAVCTVYTVTCGLLSLPTFIPQYMAYTMTSDAPSNLGKVMYQVINIIVCINSSYNFIIYVAMNKNFRDTYKSLFVGCCFQQRNKRTNQEQSK; translated from the coding sequence atGTATTGGTATAATTGTACTGCAGAATCAAACAGAACCAGGTGTGGTGATACTCAAGTAGGGAGTAGTCCGAATGACATCAATGTCGTGGAGGAGTATCTGGACGACGAGCAGACGTTGTATGCTTTGCGCGTGCTGATGTTTGGCGTCACGCCGGCCATTTCTGTTTTTGGCATCACTGGAAATGTCTTCAGCATGTTGGTGTTGAGCAGACACGGCTTGAAGAAGAGttcaaacattttgttgttCTCTTTGGCCATTAGTGACCTCACTTTCCTCATTGGCTTCAACAGCGTTccgaaactgctgtacgaagtTTCCGGGAACGCTGAAGGGTTCCGTTACAGCGAAGGCGTCTCATACACCCTGTACATCCTGCACCACGTGTTCCACAACATGGACTACGCCTGCGGGGGTATTTCCCTCACTCTGCCAATGCTGATCACATTTGAAAGGCTTGTGGCTGTGTTTCTACCATTGAAGTTTCATCAGATCGTTACTCCTGTCAGGACTTGGTGCGCTGTAAGCACAATAAGCACGTTCTGGTGGGTCTTCTTCATTCACACATCCATGTACGCGGATTTCAGCTATGGCTTCAGCGACCGTTTAAACCAGAGCGTAGGTCTAATTGTTAGGTCCTCATACCATTACCACAACACCAACACCGTCGCCATACTGGAGGAAACCATGTCATACCTTATGATGAAAATACCGCCAGGCGTCACTCTCGTCGGCTGCATCGCCATCGGGGTCAAAGTTAAAATGGCGTCGGCCAAGCGCAGAAAGATGTCGTCCACGTCCGGCGAATCGTCCAGGCGCACCACAAAAATGTTGCTGGCCGTCTGCACTGTGTACACGGTCACCTGCGGCCTTTTGTCACTTCCGACGTTCATTCCGCAGTATATGGCGTACACCATGACCTCGGACGCTCCGTCTAACCTTGGCAAGGTCATGTATCAGGTGATCAATATAATCGTCTGCATCAACAGCTCGTACAACTTTATCATTTACGTGGCAATGAACAAAAACTTTAGGGACACTTACAAGTCACTGTTTGTCGGCTGCTGCTTTCAGCAAAGGAACAAGAGGACCAACCAGgaacaaagtaaataa